A genomic window from Xenorhabdus cabanillasii includes:
- the uvrA gene encoding excinuclease ABC subunit UvrA: MDNIEVRGARTHNLKNINLIIPRDKLIVITGLSGSGKSSLAFDTLYAEGQRRYVESLSAYARQFLSLMEKPDVDHIEGLSPAISIEQKSTSHNPRSTVGTITEIHDYLRLLFARVGEPLCPEHDIPLAAQTISQMVDNVLTLPEGQRLMLLAPVVKERKGEHSKLLENLATQGYIRARIDGEVCDLSDPPKLELQKKHTIEVVIDRFKVRPDLAQRLAESFETALELSGGTAVVTNMDDNQAEELIFSANFACPMCGYSMSELEPRLFSFNNPAGACSTCDGLGVQQFFDPDRVVQNSSISLAGGAIRGWDRRNFYYFQMLKSLADHYKFDIETPFDELNPAIKKVILYGSGKESIEFKYTNDRGDTTVRNHPFEGVLHNMERRYKETESSAVREELAKYISNRSCISCEGTRLRKEARFVFIENTTLPQISDFSIGHAMEFFQNIKLSGQRAKIAEKVLKEIRDRLKFLVNVGLNYLTLSRSAETLSGGEAQRIRLASQIGAGLVGVMYVLDEPSIGLHQRDNERLLETLLHLRNLGNTVIVVEHDEDAIRAADHIIDIGPGAGVHGGKVVAEGTIDDIMASQTSLTGKFLSGEREIAIPGQRINADPNKMLKLIGAKGNNLKKVTLKLPVGLFTCITGVSGSGKSTLINDTLFPIAQRQLNGATNINPAPYVDIQGLEHFDKVIDIDQSPIGRTPRSNPATYTGVFTPVRELFAGVPESRTRGYTPGRFSFNVKGGRCEACQGDGVIKVEMHFLPDIYVPCDQCKGKRYNRETLEIKYKGKNINEVLNMTIEEARSFFDAVPALARKLQTLMDVGLSYIRLGQSATTLSGGEAQRVKLARELSKRGTGQTLYILDEPTTGLHFADIQQLLSVLHQLRDQGNTIVVIEHNLDVIKTADWIVDLGPEGGSGGGEILVAGTPEDVAKCEKSHTARFLKQILNKN; encoded by the coding sequence ATGGATAACATCGAAGTTCGGGGCGCCCGCACCCATAATCTCAAAAATATCAACCTGATAATTCCCCGTGACAAACTGATAGTCATTACGGGGTTGTCTGGCTCCGGTAAGTCTTCTCTGGCTTTCGATACACTGTATGCAGAAGGCCAGCGTCGTTATGTAGAATCTCTCTCTGCATATGCCCGCCAGTTTTTATCATTGATGGAAAAACCGGATGTCGACCACATTGAAGGCCTGTCTCCTGCCATTTCCATTGAACAGAAATCAACTTCTCATAATCCGCGTTCAACCGTCGGGACAATCACAGAAATTCACGATTATCTCCGTCTGCTGTTTGCCCGTGTCGGCGAGCCTCTCTGTCCCGAACATGATATTCCACTGGCTGCACAAACCATTAGTCAGATGGTAGATAATGTTCTCACATTACCGGAAGGGCAACGTCTGATGTTATTAGCTCCGGTAGTCAAAGAGCGTAAAGGAGAACATTCCAAGCTGTTGGAAAATCTGGCTACACAAGGTTATATCCGCGCCCGTATTGATGGTGAAGTGTGTGACCTTTCCGATCCGCCTAAATTAGAATTGCAGAAAAAACATACGATTGAAGTTGTCATCGACCGCTTCAAAGTACGCCCGGATCTGGCTCAGCGTCTGGCAGAATCTTTCGAAACCGCTTTAGAGCTTTCCGGCGGTACGGCTGTCGTTACCAATATGGATGATAATCAGGCCGAAGAGTTGATCTTCTCAGCCAATTTCGCCTGTCCAATGTGTGGTTACAGTATGAGCGAGTTGGAACCACGCTTATTTTCCTTCAACAATCCGGCAGGCGCCTGTTCTACTTGTGATGGTTTGGGTGTCCAGCAATTTTTCGATCCTGACCGAGTGGTTCAAAATAGCAGTATTTCTCTCGCAGGTGGCGCTATTCGTGGATGGGATCGCCGTAATTTCTATTACTTCCAGATGCTAAAATCTCTGGCAGACCATTATAAATTCGATATAGAAACACCATTCGATGAATTAAATCCTGCCATTAAAAAAGTAATTTTGTATGGCTCAGGTAAGGAATCTATCGAATTCAAATATACCAATGATCGTGGGGATACAACTGTCCGTAATCACCCATTCGAAGGTGTTCTGCATAATATGGAACGCCGCTATAAAGAAACAGAATCTTCCGCTGTACGGGAAGAATTAGCCAAATATATTAGTAATCGTTCCTGTATTTCGTGTGAAGGAACCCGCTTGCGCAAAGAAGCGCGTTTTGTTTTTATCGAAAATACCACCCTGCCACAGATTTCTGATTTCAGCATCGGTCATGCGATGGAGTTTTTCCAAAACATCAAATTGAGCGGACAAAGAGCCAAAATTGCTGAAAAAGTGCTGAAAGAGATCCGTGATCGTCTGAAGTTTCTGGTCAATGTTGGTTTAAATTACCTGACACTTTCCCGTTCAGCAGAAACCCTTTCCGGTGGTGAAGCCCAGCGTATCCGGTTAGCAAGCCAAATTGGTGCAGGTCTGGTTGGCGTGATGTATGTTCTGGATGAGCCTTCCATTGGTCTCCACCAACGTGATAATGAACGTTTGCTGGAAACCTTACTGCATCTGCGTAATTTAGGTAATACCGTTATTGTTGTTGAACATGATGAAGATGCTATTCGCGCCGCTGATCATATTATTGATATTGGACCGGGAGCGGGTGTTCATGGCGGTAAAGTTGTTGCCGAAGGAACTATTGATGACATCATGGCAAGCCAAACGTCTCTCACAGGGAAATTTCTGAGTGGCGAACGTGAGATTGCTATCCCGGGACAACGAATCAATGCTGATCCCAACAAGATGTTGAAGTTAATTGGCGCGAAGGGCAATAACCTGAAAAAAGTGACATTAAAACTACCTGTCGGCTTGTTCACATGTATCACGGGGGTTTCAGGCTCCGGTAAATCGACATTAATCAACGACACGTTATTCCCAATCGCACAACGCCAGTTAAATGGCGCAACTAATATTAATCCTGCCCCTTATGTGGATATTCAAGGTCTGGAGCATTTTGACAAGGTCATTGATATTGACCAAAGCCCGATCGGCAGAACACCTCGCTCGAATCCCGCCACTTATACCGGCGTCTTTACACCAGTAAGAGAACTGTTTGCTGGCGTACCTGAATCCCGTACGCGTGGTTATACACCGGGTCGTTTTAGTTTCAATGTTAAGGGCGGACGCTGTGAAGCCTGTCAGGGGGACGGGGTAATTAAGGTGGAAATGCATTTCCTGCCTGATATTTATGTTCCCTGTGATCAGTGTAAAGGAAAGCGCTATAACCGCGAAACGTTGGAGATTAAATATAAAGGCAAGAATATCAATGAGGTACTGAATATGACCATTGAAGAAGCTCGTAGCTTTTTTGATGCAGTACCTGCCCTTGCCCGTAAATTGCAAACGTTAATGGATGTTGGTCTTTCCTATATTCGTCTTGGACAGTCTGCCACCACACTCTCCGGTGGAGAAGCACAACGGGTTAAACTGGCACGCGAGTTATCTAAACGTGGTACAGGTCAAACACTCTATATTCTTGATGAACCAACAACTGGATTACACTTTGCTGATATCCAACAACTGTTGTCAGTTCTACATCAATTGCGGGATCAGGGAAATACCATTGTAGTGATTGAACACAATCTGGATGTTATCAAGACTGCGGACTGGATTGTCGATCTTGGCCCAGAAGGTGGGAGTGGTGGCGGAGAAATATTAGTAGCAGGAACGCCAGAAGATGTGGCGAAATGTGAAAAATCCCATACAGCACGTTTCCTTAAGCAGATACTCAATAAAAATTAA
- a CDS encoding single-stranded DNA-binding protein: MASRGVNKVILVGNLGQDPEIRYMPNGGAVANITLATSDSWRDKQTGEMREKTEWHRVVIFGKLAEVAGEYLRKGSQVYLEGALQTRKWQDQNGQDRYTTEVVINPIGGVMQMLGSRGAAQDAPAQGGWGQPQQPQASQQFSGGGMPSSRPAQSPAPQSNEPPMDFDDDIPF, from the coding sequence ATGGCCAGCAGAGGCGTAAACAAAGTTATTTTAGTGGGTAATTTGGGGCAGGATCCGGAAATTCGCTATATGCCGAATGGCGGTGCAGTTGCCAATATTACTCTGGCAACGTCCGATAGCTGGCGTGATAAGCAAACCGGTGAGATGAGAGAGAAAACTGAGTGGCATCGTGTGGTGATTTTCGGCAAATTGGCAGAAGTCGCAGGTGAATATCTGCGCAAAGGTTCTCAGGTTTATCTCGAAGGGGCTTTGCAGACCCGTAAATGGCAAGATCAGAATGGGCAAGACCGTTACACTACTGAAGTAGTGATTAATCCTATCGGTGGAGTAATGCAGATGTTAGGCAGCCGTGGTGCAGCACAGGATGCACCAGCACAAGGCGGCTGGGGACAACCACAACAGCCACAAGCTTCTCAGCAATTTAGTGGTGGCGGTATGCCATCATCTCGTCCGGCACAATCTCCTGCTCCGCAGAGCAATGAGCCACCAATGGATTTTGATGATGATATTCCGTTCTGA